The Chryseolinea soli genome contains a region encoding:
- a CDS encoding DinB family protein, whose translation MKKTVTLLFLLFLGFAGRSQETKLWTEADRKYLLDNLIRSRDELIRETKDLTKEQWSFKESPDRWSINQVVEHIATWELLMTHDVSRMLSNGPQLEMAVKANADSTYFAFIMEEKQHITTEYTKPFTYTVPMGLNDLKNNMAWLLKMRNESISYVTSATEDLRVYFMRGGGSNIHQRYITIFGHMDRHLRQIRKVKQHPNYPKKK comes from the coding sequence ATGAAAAAGACAGTTACCCTCCTGTTTCTCCTCTTCCTTGGGTTCGCTGGCCGTAGCCAGGAAACCAAACTGTGGACGGAAGCCGACCGCAAGTACCTCCTGGACAACCTGATCCGCTCGCGCGACGAATTGATCCGCGAAACGAAAGACCTCACCAAAGAACAATGGAGCTTTAAGGAATCGCCCGATCGCTGGTCGATCAACCAGGTGGTCGAGCACATTGCCACCTGGGAATTGCTGATGACCCACGACGTGAGCCGCATGCTTTCCAACGGCCCGCAATTGGAGATGGCTGTCAAGGCGAATGCGGACAGCACCTACTTCGCTTTTATTATGGAAGAGAAACAGCATATCACCACCGAGTATACCAAACCGTTCACCTATACCGTACCCATGGGATTGAACGACCTGAAAAACAATATGGCATGGCTGTTGAAAATGAGAAACGAGTCCATTAGTTACGTCACCAGTGCCACCGAGGACTTACGGGTTTATTTTATGCGCGGCGGTGGCAGCAATATTCATCAACGCTACATCACCATCTTCGGGCATATGGACAGGCACTTGCGGCAGATCAGGAAAGTGAAGCAGCATCCTAACTATCCGAAGAAAAAGTAA
- a CDS encoding helix-turn-helix domain-containing protein has translation MRYQKFHPAKALLPFVECYFIWEGEAADGMQVQSPPNSYSSIVFNYADLYKASQHKNEPVVVPRAFVSGQFTSNYTLLLHGKIGIAGIVLRPSALYNFFGVRMSQLVNARVSLSFLPGLPEEILWTAVKNQPSDEGRIKVLEELMLSYATAAKSNLTIIDEAIDYIDACKGCVSVEAVAAQLKISRRYLEKKFLEKVGVSPKFYSRIKRFGNLSNKIAHHEKIDWQEIVEEYGFHDQSHLVKEFMEFNRMNPTRYHLVHQELTRFVKQ, from the coding sequence ATGCGCTACCAAAAATTCCATCCTGCCAAAGCCCTCCTCCCCTTTGTGGAGTGCTATTTCATCTGGGAAGGTGAGGCCGCCGACGGCATGCAGGTGCAAAGCCCTCCCAACAGCTATTCTTCCATCGTGTTCAACTATGCGGACCTGTACAAGGCATCGCAGCACAAAAATGAACCGGTGGTGGTGCCCCGCGCATTTGTGTCGGGGCAGTTCACATCCAACTACACGTTGTTGCTCCACGGCAAGATCGGGATAGCGGGCATTGTGTTGCGGCCTTCAGCGCTCTATAATTTCTTTGGCGTTCGCATGTCACAACTGGTCAATGCCCGCGTGTCGCTCTCTTTCCTGCCGGGTTTGCCGGAAGAGATCCTTTGGACGGCCGTGAAGAACCAGCCATCCGACGAAGGTCGTATTAAGGTGTTGGAAGAATTGATGCTTTCCTATGCCACCGCTGCAAAAAGCAATCTCACCATCATCGACGAAGCGATCGACTACATCGACGCCTGCAAAGGATGTGTTTCGGTTGAGGCTGTGGCCGCTCAACTGAAGATCAGCCGGCGCTATCTGGAAAAGAAATTCCTGGAAAAGGTGGGCGTGTCACCAAAATTCTATAGCCGCATAAAACGATTCGGCAACTTGTCGAACAAGATCGCCCATCATGAAAAGATCGACTGGCAGGAAATTGTGGAAGAGTATGGCTTTCACGACCAGTCCCACCTCGTGAAAGAGTTTATGGAGTTCAACCGCATGAACCCCACCCGTTATCATTTGGTCCACCAGGAGCTGACCCGTTTTGTAAAACAATAA
- a CDS encoding nuclear transport factor 2 family protein, translated as MTTEHPNLKIINTFFTAYGNHDVALMRSVVAEDVRWTIPGHHPLSGTKVGIEEVVAFFSQLAKSDFKADPIVLGVNDNYVIDCHRGWSNRADGNNLDMLWCLLWKIEDGKIKEVVNFAADQHEADRFFHKAYKLKPVQDRIAG; from the coding sequence ATGACAACAGAGCATCCCAATCTTAAAATTATCAACACATTTTTTACGGCTTATGGAAACCACGACGTTGCCTTGATGCGTTCCGTGGTGGCGGAAGATGTTCGCTGGACGATTCCCGGTCACCATCCGTTGAGCGGCACCAAGGTTGGAATAGAGGAAGTAGTGGCCTTCTTTTCTCAACTGGCCAAGTCCGATTTCAAAGCCGATCCCATTGTGCTGGGCGTCAACGACAATTATGTTATCGATTGCCACCGCGGGTGGAGCAACCGGGCAGATGGCAACAACCTGGACATGCTCTGGTGCCTGCTCTGGAAAATCGAAGATGGAAAGATCAAGGAAGTGGTCAACTTTGCTGCCGACCAACACGAGGCCGATCGCTTTTTCCACAAGGCCTATAAACTCAAGCCTGTCCAGGATAGAATAGCCGGCTGA
- a CDS encoding murein L,D-transpeptidase catalytic domain family protein → MYFLFACLLALHTPFLTPRQPGKSVSESQAIPPDSTIHILFANEEPEAARLQFEDSLMHLYNAMDLSHYGLAFDAFRYGMIGYGTLQQQGRLSDKKMITIIDFTKPSTEKRFYTLDLSALRVVYHTYVSHGKNSGENKATSFSNIVHSNQSSMGFFATAETYVGGKGFSLKLDGLEKGYNDNARERAVVIHEAEYVSEIWIKKYGRLGRSQGCPALPKGLSKEIIQTIKNNTLIFAYYNDTAYLQSSAYLNPAPLISSLSASAPASAE, encoded by the coding sequence ATGTACTTCCTCTTTGCCTGCCTTTTGGCGCTTCACACCCCCTTTCTAACACCCCGCCAACCCGGAAAATCCGTTTCCGAATCCCAAGCCATCCCTCCAGACAGCACGATCCATATCCTTTTTGCGAACGAAGAACCGGAAGCAGCGCGTCTGCAATTTGAGGACTCGTTGATGCATCTTTATAACGCGATGGATTTGTCGCACTATGGCCTGGCCTTCGATGCGTTTCGCTATGGCATGATCGGCTATGGCACGTTGCAACAACAAGGCCGGCTCAGCGATAAAAAAATGATCACTATCATCGACTTCACAAAACCCAGCACAGAGAAAAGATTTTATACGCTCGACTTATCTGCGCTGCGGGTGGTGTATCACACGTATGTGAGTCATGGAAAAAATTCAGGTGAAAACAAAGCCACGAGCTTTTCAAACATAGTGCACTCCAACCAAAGCAGCATGGGCTTTTTTGCCACGGCCGAAACTTACGTCGGCGGCAAAGGCTTTAGTCTGAAACTCGACGGTCTCGAAAAAGGCTATAACGACAACGCCCGCGAACGCGCGGTGGTGATCCACGAAGCGGAGTATGTGAGCGAAATCTGGATCAAGAAATACGGCCGGCTAGGAAGAAGTCAGGGATGCCCGGCGTTGCCGAAGGGACTTTCTAAGGAGATCATTCAAACGATAAAGAATAACACACTCATCTTCGCCTACTACAACGATACGGCCTATCTGCAAAGCTCGGCGTATCTCAATCCCGCTCCATTGATCTCAAGTCTCAGCGCTTCGGCCCCTGCCAGCGCCGAGTAA
- a CDS encoding L,D-transpeptidase family protein — MYSSIRSFKKLNAHRLLTLTLLSAIFYSCSQHVAQVSVPVPAKADTTAVATLAPGKPVLLDSVVFGKSLNKEQAKAQQFYRQHSFQSQWLLDNQPSPLYATVVAALSDAGKFGLNPADYDLEGIQESVKLLYGDKAVKPQTLIALDRHITEMLFNYTTHLSVGKITEASGGRSIWKPSPRLDRNLDLELIGKAQTPDGLLAAIQQLQPTQEQYGKLQRALAYYRALEKNTPSSPLEITKGVKIKPDDHHNLITAVRKKLSLTDMKVYPVAFDSASCAFDSTRYDAGLVEAVKAFQSKHGLEADGILGERTLRFLNQSFKEKADLIALNMERLRWSREKYGDNYIQVNVPAYTLTVYENHKPAMDMRVIVGAVDKPTPIFNDAMGHIVFSPTWTVPTSIIREEIIPRLKSDSSYYVNKNYAFYKDEIAIDPTTETWDDSANPYKYRIVQQPGPDNSLGRVKFLLTNTMSVYLHDTPNHRLFTKDYRALSHGCVRLDEPARFAAYLMRDQTGWDLERIKKAMNDSIPATVRLKKRYDVYIDYITVWVDENDSVNFREDIYGHDRRQLQLLFPKEKEKAKMGGDVAGL, encoded by the coding sequence ATGTACTCATCGATCAGGAGCTTTAAAAAGCTCAACGCACACCGTTTATTGACGTTGACATTGCTGTCTGCCATTTTTTACTCCTGCAGCCAGCATGTCGCCCAGGTTTCCGTCCCTGTTCCTGCGAAAGCGGATACGACGGCAGTGGCAACGCTGGCCCCCGGGAAACCTGTTTTGTTGGATTCAGTCGTTTTCGGAAAATCGCTCAACAAAGAACAAGCCAAGGCACAACAATTTTACAGGCAACATTCCTTCCAAAGCCAGTGGCTGTTAGACAATCAACCCTCGCCACTTTACGCAACTGTAGTAGCTGCACTGAGCGATGCCGGCAAGTTTGGATTGAACCCCGCCGACTACGATCTGGAAGGCATACAGGAGAGCGTAAAATTGCTCTATGGCGATAAGGCCGTCAAACCACAGACGTTGATTGCCCTGGACCGGCACATCACCGAAATGCTTTTCAACTATACGACCCACCTCAGCGTGGGCAAGATCACAGAAGCGAGCGGCGGTCGCAGCATTTGGAAACCCAGTCCGCGTTTAGATCGCAACCTGGATCTTGAATTGATCGGCAAAGCACAAACCCCTGATGGACTCCTGGCGGCCATCCAACAACTTCAGCCGACGCAGGAGCAATATGGCAAACTGCAGCGGGCGCTGGCCTATTACCGGGCATTGGAAAAGAACACCCCCTCCTCTCCCCTGGAGATCACAAAGGGTGTGAAGATCAAACCGGATGACCACCATAACCTGATTACAGCTGTCCGCAAGAAATTATCGCTCACCGACATGAAGGTATATCCCGTCGCCTTCGACAGTGCCTCGTGTGCCTTCGATTCGACACGTTATGATGCAGGCCTGGTCGAAGCGGTGAAAGCGTTTCAAAGCAAGCATGGCTTGGAAGCCGATGGCATCCTTGGCGAGCGGACGTTACGATTCTTAAATCAATCGTTCAAAGAGAAAGCAGACCTCATTGCCCTGAACATGGAGCGCCTGCGCTGGTCGCGCGAAAAGTATGGCGACAACTATATCCAGGTAAATGTTCCGGCCTATACCCTCACGGTGTATGAAAACCACAAACCGGCCATGGACATGCGAGTGATCGTGGGCGCCGTAGACAAACCGACACCGATCTTCAACGACGCCATGGGCCACATTGTGTTCAGCCCCACGTGGACGGTTCCCACCAGCATCATCCGCGAAGAGATCATTCCGCGGTTGAAGAGCGATTCTTCTTATTATGTGAATAAGAACTACGCCTTTTATAAGGACGAAATTGCTATCGATCCCACCACCGAAACCTGGGACGATTCGGCCAACCCTTACAAATATCGCATCGTGCAACAACCCGGACCCGATAACTCCCTGGGACGGGTCAAATTCCTGCTGACCAACACCATGAGTGTCTACCTGCACGACACGCCGAATCACCGGTTGTTCACCAAAGACTATCGCGCTCTGAGCCACGGTTGTGTTCGCCTGGACGAGCCCGCGCGCTTCGCTGCCTATTTGATGCGCGACCAAACCGGCTGGGACCTGGAGCGGATCAAGAAAGCCATGAACGATTCGATTCCCGCTACCGTCCGTTTAAAAAAGAGATATGATGTCTACATCGACTACATCACGGTCTGGGTAGACGAAAATGATTCTGTAAACTTCCGGGAAGACATCTATGGTCATGACAGACGCCAACTGCAGTTGCTGTTCCCGAAAGAAAAAGAGAAAGCTAAAATGGGCGGTGATGTCGCCGGACTCTAA
- a CDS encoding GlcG/HbpS family heme-binding protein, translating into MKTILILALFAITISVNAQTQTKLVAYGPSITLEAAKKIVAAAEAFAVSKQYTVVVAIVDTGGNLVMLTKMDNTQLGSIEVAMGKAKTANNFKRPTKAFEDVVAGGGAGLKVLGLNVVPVEGGEPIYSADGKIIGAIGVSGMTSAQDGEVVKAALGNK; encoded by the coding sequence ATGAAAACCATCTTGATCCTCGCCCTCTTTGCCATCACGATTTCGGTGAATGCACAAACCCAAACCAAGCTTGTTGCCTATGGGCCTTCCATTACCTTGGAGGCTGCCAAGAAAATCGTGGCCGCGGCCGAGGCTTTCGCCGTGAGCAAACAATACACGGTGGTCGTAGCGATCGTTGATACGGGAGGCAACCTGGTGATGCTCACCAAGATGGACAACACACAGCTAGGGTCTATCGAGGTGGCCATGGGAAAAGCAAAAACAGCCAACAATTTCAAGCGCCCCACCAAAGCGTTTGAAGATGTCGTGGCCGGCGGCGGCGCTGGCTTGAAAGTGCTCGGCTTGAATGTGGTTCCGGTCGAAGGCGGCGAACCGATCTACTCCGCTGACGGAAAGATCATTGGTGCCATCGGTGTTTCGGGGATGACGTCGGCGCAGGATGGCGAAGTGGTGAAGGCGGCATTGGGAAACAAATAA